The proteins below come from a single Priestia megaterium NBRC 15308 = ATCC 14581 genomic window:
- a CDS encoding toprim domain-containing protein — protein MKARDVDLLSYLEAKGETFVKEGKYYRHTEHDSLLIKGNMYAWNSRNETGYGAISFAQMYYGMSFPQAVLDINKGDYKELSQSHEQPSVSPSKEPFRYPKELEVKDQSKIKDYLIKERKIDSRLVDWLLQRDLIAQDKRNNVVFKWREHGGKGTVIGADRQGTASIKNKRGSFKQVLPNDNPHTGFSVDVGRPNNIYFFESPIDLLSYWSIQENKLQNTRLISMNGLKPKTVAQSYIEARREGLGIKEMVLAVDNDQGGKEFIDKMNQIVNADLIRADIPKGAKDWNDQLKKNGKSIQPVASRLRNKQKEQELSMNG, from the coding sequence ATGAAAGCACGAGATGTTGATTTGTTGTCGTATCTGGAAGCCAAAGGCGAAACCTTTGTAAAAGAAGGAAAGTACTATCGTCATACGGAACATGATAGCTTACTCATTAAAGGAAATATGTACGCTTGGAACAGCCGGAATGAAACAGGATATGGAGCAATCAGTTTCGCTCAAATGTATTATGGGATGTCATTTCCACAAGCCGTATTAGATATCAACAAAGGCGATTATAAAGAGCTTTCTCAGTCGCATGAACAACCGTCGGTTTCACCATCAAAAGAGCCTTTTCGCTATCCAAAAGAGTTAGAGGTAAAGGATCAAAGCAAAATAAAAGATTATCTCATAAAAGAACGCAAAATAGATTCTCGGTTAGTTGACTGGCTTCTTCAAAGAGATTTAATTGCCCAGGACAAACGGAACAATGTGGTGTTTAAATGGCGTGAACATGGAGGTAAAGGAACGGTAATTGGGGCAGATCGGCAAGGTACAGCTTCGATAAAAAATAAACGAGGTTCTTTTAAACAAGTATTACCGAACGATAACCCACATACAGGCTTTTCAGTTGATGTTGGTCGTCCAAATAATATTTATTTCTTTGAAAGCCCCATTGATCTTCTTTCTTATTGGAGTATACAGGAAAATAAATTGCAGAATACGCGCCTTATTAGTATGAATGGCTTAAAACCTAAAACTGTTGCCCAATCTTATATCGAAGCTCGAAGAGAAGGCTTAGGCATTAAAGAAATGGTGCTAGCTGTCGATAATGACCAAGGAGGAAAAGAATTTATTGACAAAATGAACCAAATCGTTAATGCTGATTTAATAAGAGCAGATATTCCAAAGGGAGCGAAAGACTGGAACGATCAATTAAAGAAGAATGGAAAAAGCATTCAACCTGTGGCATCACGTCTCCGAAATAAACAAAAAGAACAGGAGCTTTCAATGAATGGATAA
- a CDS encoding tyrosine-type recombinase/integrase, whose protein sequence is MRVEEISVGNRKAYLLIGTSGLPVEPVAKYMKYLYNSERSSNTLQTYCTALKFYFTYLEQTGIDYQQVSFEKLSNFVVWLRNPYENNNVVLHKTVKAKRRESTVNNYLTVVASFYDYLYRNDLVDSDMVEKLMKKMFIGAGGNGYKGFLHHVNGGKPISKNILKLKEPRKRVQVFTKEQVEEIYYSTTNIRDKFLVRLLFESGLRIGEVLSLFLEDLQFDAKQRKHKIQLTNRGELPNGGKLKTGERKLDISQGLMNLYDDYLYEVVDEYNPDHNFVFVKIWGKNAGDPLTYSDVYATFKELERKTGIHITPHMFRHTHATIYYLQTKNIKLVQERLGHAQIQTTMNLYIHPSEDEIRKDWEKAAHAFEIGQENMEDFQSNIPDEAVPF, encoded by the coding sequence ATGAGAGTAGAAGAAATATCTGTTGGTAATAGAAAGGCATATCTTCTAATTGGTACAAGTGGATTACCTGTTGAACCTGTTGCAAAGTATATGAAATACCTATACAACAGTGAGAGGAGCAGTAATACTTTACAGACGTACTGTACGGCTTTGAAATTTTACTTTACATACTTGGAGCAAACAGGAATTGATTATCAACAGGTGAGCTTTGAAAAGTTATCTAACTTCGTTGTTTGGCTTAGAAATCCCTATGAAAACAATAACGTTGTACTCCATAAAACAGTAAAAGCTAAACGCAGGGAAAGCACAGTAAACAATTACCTTACGGTCGTGGCATCATTTTATGATTACTTATACAGAAATGATTTAGTGGACTCAGACATGGTTGAAAAGCTTATGAAGAAGATGTTCATTGGTGCTGGTGGGAATGGGTACAAGGGTTTCTTACACCATGTAAATGGAGGGAAACCTATCTCTAAAAATATTCTAAAGCTGAAGGAACCCAGGAAACGCGTCCAAGTATTTACGAAAGAACAAGTCGAAGAAATCTATTATTCTACTACAAATATAAGAGATAAATTTCTTGTGCGGTTGCTTTTTGAAAGTGGATTGCGTATCGGAGAGGTTCTCTCCCTGTTTCTTGAAGATCTTCAATTCGATGCTAAACAAAGAAAGCACAAAATCCAACTGACCAATAGAGGTGAATTGCCAAACGGAGGTAAATTGAAGACTGGAGAGCGAAAATTAGACATCTCTCAGGGTCTCATGAACCTATACGACGATTATTTGTACGAAGTGGTTGATGAATATAACCCGGACCATAATTTTGTGTTTGTGAAGATTTGGGGAAAGAATGCTGGAGACCCCCTCACCTACTCCGATGTCTATGCGACCTTTAAAGAGCTTGAAAGAAAAACAGGTATACATATTACCCCGCATATGTTTCGACACACTCATGCTACAATTTATTATCTTCAAACCAAAAATATCAAGCTGGTACAAGAACGTTTAGGTCACGCCCAAATTCAAACCACGATGAACCTATACATTCACCCCTCTGAGGATGAAATCCGAAAGGATTGGGAGAAAGCCGCCCATGCATTTGAGATTGGGCAAGAAAACATGGAAGACTTTCAATCAAATATCCCTGACGAAGCAGTTCCTTTTTAG
- a CDS encoding restriction endonuclease, whose protein sequence is MDKVFQSVFYLFLIIILFKLSQFAYRVIRERKYMKELAQSGMPYIDKMDGYQFEIYLKALFQQLGYKTQVTQKSGDFGADLVMEGKDKIVIQAKRYGVKNRVSLSAVQEVYGAKAYYKANQAWVVTNSYFTKQAKELAAACDVTLMDRADLQKFINEVNPVFKAREIFENITPEPRKCPKCGQDLVVRDGNGTRFFGCSSFPSCRHTEKINKEVSKSRPSV, encoded by the coding sequence ATGGATAAAGTGTTTCAAAGTGTATTTTATCTTTTTCTTATCATCATTTTATTTAAGCTTTCTCAATTTGCTTACCGTGTCATTCGTGAACGGAAGTATATGAAAGAGCTAGCCCAATCAGGTATGCCCTATATTGATAAAATGGATGGTTATCAGTTCGAAATTTATCTAAAAGCACTTTTTCAGCAATTAGGTTACAAAACTCAAGTGACGCAAAAGTCTGGTGATTTTGGGGCTGACTTGGTGATGGAAGGCAAGGATAAGATTGTGATTCAGGCCAAACGATATGGAGTTAAAAACCGGGTGAGTCTTTCTGCTGTACAAGAAGTTTATGGAGCAAAAGCGTATTATAAAGCGAATCAAGCTTGGGTCGTGACCAATAGTTATTTTACGAAACAGGCTAAAGAGTTAGCAGCTGCATGTGATGTGACTTTAATGGATCGTGCGGATCTTCAAAAGTTTATCAATGAAGTCAATCCTGTTTTCAAGGCACGAGAAATCTTTGAAAATATCACACCAGAACCTCGTAAATGTCCAAAGTGTGGGCAAGATCTAGTCGTACGAGATGGGAATGGCACTCGCTTTTTTGGTTGTTCCTCTTTCCCTTCTTGTCGTCATACGGAAAAAATTAATAAGGAAGTAAGTAAGAGCAGACCTTCGGTATAG